Below is a window of Malania oleifera isolate guangnan ecotype guangnan chromosome 1, ASM2987363v1, whole genome shotgun sequence DNA.
TGGTTCAATTAATCTGGAAAATCTTGTCTGCTTTGGTTCATgctatattttcaaatttatttttctgtttttacaccttttttttgaataatttttctGTTCAGGATTCGTAATTGTTTAGCCCAATTATATGCCAAAGACATAACTCCTGATGATAAGCAGGAACTTGATGAGGCTCTGCAGAGGGAGGTAAGCATTGTTTCTGGTTTCTCTGCTGTCAAAATTTGGAATTTTGTTTACTCTGCGCAAGTTGGCATTGTAAAAATACTAGGAACTCCTTGTACAATGCAGACTTCCATCTTTGTCTTTACATAAATCTTAGTTTTCAACTTTGTAGGGTTTAAGTTTCAATGCATTATAGAATATAAAGGCATGCCACTTTTTGAAATGGCTCACTATTATAAGATGAAGGGATTGGAGGACCCAGTTATGTCTCATGGTATTCGTAGAAATGCATCCATCAGGAGCTGTTATCTTCTTGCTTTTGAAGAAACTTCAAAAAAAGAAACTATTTTATTCCTCATGATTTAGAATTCGTACAGTAACATGATGTGACTTTGTTCATTTATCAACATTCACCATGAGCATAGGTTTTCAAGCGTGGGCTAAATGCATATAATGTTGCCCTTGGCCTCAGAAAGGATGAAAGAACACCCAGTGTAAAAGACTCCCACACCATTTGGGTGTCTAGGGAGCTTTTGTGACTTGAACCTTTGATCTCAAGTTTAGATCATAGAGACGAGGgtaaaaaaaggaaggaaaaatatCTATTATGCAATATACATAATCATCTTCTGATTGTGAGTGGTAGATGATGAATGACTGAACATATCGTCTGTTTtaaatttcttgttaaatttctTCTGGCTCTTTGATATGCACTAGCTGGACCAAGTTTGTCTATGACAATCCCAAACAAACACAGCTTTTTTTGGACGTAAAAATTAAACTAGTCCAGCCCTGCGAGCCTGTTCATCTTTCCTTTGCCTGATATATAACTAGCTAGGCCATTCATGTTGGGTGGATTGTTGGGTCCATTGCAACACCTGATTGTAATTTGCTAGCATCTTGTCATCTATTACCCTTTTGATGATTCTGAATGGTCTATATGTGAGATATCGTATGCGTTTCTCCATAAAGTTAGTTGTATGCCTTTCATCCTTTTTGCTGCACTAACGATGCACCTTGAATATAGAAGTTACCCAAGTTAGCTGTTACCCAACTATGGAAAGATGACCCTTTGATCATTTACAAAAGAATCCATAACAACAAATTCATGGACATATAGTGCAGGACAATGGAACTTTACAAATCTGGAAATCATAGTCAAGTACAGTTTTTAATTGGTTTCTTGGCTGAAAACAGGTTTTAGTTTGCTGCAAAAGGCTGGCTAACATAGAGTCGTTTAGGTACTTAGATATTTTATGGTTGGAATTTAGCAATATAAAGTAGAAACTTAGAGCACAAGAATTTTTCAGATAATAAACatcaattataaaaactaaaatcttggGCAAAAAAGTAATGAGCATTTAATTGTGCATTTTTGCCTTTTACCATATTAGTTGCTTGCCTTCTTGTGAAAAAAAACGTTAGTTAGTTTTACCATAGTTTgtcattgcatttttttttttttgaaacaattGTGTCTGAAGCTCTCGCCTGATCTACTGAGAGAATGGGCCCGTGGCCTGCTCCCCTATTCTTCTCTATTTAAATACTAAGGTATTATCTAAAATGGAAAGCCGAAGCTCCCAATACTCGAATCTTGGCATTTTATCCAGGAGAGCCTTGAGTTTACCACTTGAGCCACACTGGGGGGCTAGTTTGTCATTGTAGTTTGTGGTTTGTTTTATCTTGAAACATGATGTTTTTCCTGTAAAAGTAACAGCTTGTTTAGACATCacttgatatattttttttggtcCTGCAGATTCAAGCTGCATTCCGTACGGATGAGATCCGTAGGTCTCAGCCAACTCCACAGGATGAAATGAGAGCAGGAATGAGCTACTTTCATGAAACAATCTGGAAAGGTGTTCCTAAATTTCTGCGCCGTGTTGACACTGCTTTGAAGAATATAGGAATAGATGAGCGTGTTCCTTATAATGCTCCTCTTATCCAATTCTCTTCTTGGATGGGTGGTGATCGTGATGGTATGATCCTTTATGAAGACTACTGTTTAATATTATACCAAAATCCAACTAAGTTCTacttttttttcttgaaaaaggagCACCTGCCTTTATTTTTTACTTCACAAAATTATTGTATTGGAATGGTGGTATGTCTTGAATACATTGCATGTACGCCACTTAGGTGGCTCCTCTCAATCTCTCTCACCAATGGCATGCAATGTAGGCAATCCAAGGGTAACTCCTGAAGTCACAAGGGATGTTTGCTTATTGGCCAGAATGATGGCTGTTAACTTGTACTATTCCCAGATAGAGGACCTCATGTTTGAGGTATTAAACAACTAACACTTTTAAATGCTTCCTgtcatttttttttccctaaactgAGAGGCTATTCCTCATGTGTTCTTCATGGCCTATGCCCTTGTTAAAGTTGTGCTGATATCCTTGTGTCCTTTGTTGACTTATTTGGCAGTTGTCTATGTGGCGTTGCACTGATGAACTTCGGGTTCGTGCAGTAGAACTCCACAGATCCTCAAGGAAAGATGCAAAACACTATATAGGTAATTAGCCATATGGAATGGGTCCTTCTATCCTACTTGCTTTTAATTGGGTCCTTTATTTTTCCTATGAAGAATATATTGAAAAACCAAGTCTTTTGGCTGTTGTCCACTGGCCTTGAAGTGCTCAGTGTGTTCTTACATCCAAGGGAAAACCTATTTTGTGAGTTCTGTTATTACTTATGAGTTTTGAATAAAAATGCAACTCCACATCGAAATCATTGGGAAGGAAGCTGtttatatgcaaaattcagtgACCTAGTGCCCATAAGAAGAAAAGGTCACTTAGATATAGTGGTTTAGTTATGCAGCAAGAATTTTGATCCCTTGGTCCCCTCTTTTTTTGATGCAGAGTTCTGGAAACAAGTTCCTCCAAATGAACCCTATCGTGTTATTCTTGCCGATGTAAGGGATAAACTGTATCACACACGTGAGCGTACTCGTCAGTTATTAGCCCACGAGGTCTCCGACATTCCTGAGGAGGCAACGTACACAAATGTTGAGCAGGTATTTGTTTTCCTTTCAACTTTTACCTGTACTCTTTTTTCATATAAAAGTAAGTTTATAAGCTAATTGTTGACCTTGTCTACAGCTCACCTTGCCAACATGTTTTTccggtttttttctttttcgcaGCATCACTTGAGTTgacaaatatttttatatatttggattagCTAGCAGGAACTTTTTTCTATTTTGATTTATATGGACTATAGCCTTCTCTGCTGTTGGATGACTATCATCAAAACCAGTAGGGAGAACATGACAAATAGCTAATTAGACAAATCTGCAGGATCCCATTtttgtgtgtttatttatattaatGAGAGCaataaggttgctcctttgtgactgaTTGGTCACGGTTTTGAATCCAAGGAAACAGACTCTatgcataaaagcaggggtaaaGCTGTGTATGATGCCACAACCCTCCCCCCTACACTTGCAAAGCATGGAGCCTTGGCCCGGGGATGCCCCTTTGTTGAATACCTTCTTTTATCTTGATTATATGCTTATCATGTTCTAAATTGTGTGTAGTTCTTGGAACCACTTGAACTCTGTTACCGATCTCTCTGTGCTTGTGGTGACCGGCCAATTGCTGATGGAAGCTTTCTTGATTTTTTGAGGCAAGTTTCCACCTTCGGACTCACACTGGTGAGACTTGATATTAGACAAGAGTCAGATCGGCACACTGATGTCATAGATGCCATTACCAAACACTTGGAAATTGGTTCCTACCGAGAGTGGTCAGAAGAACGGCGGCAGGAATGGCTTTTAGCTGAGCTTCGTGGGAAGCGCCCACTTTTTGGCCCTGATCTTCCAAAAACTGAAGAAATAGCTGATGTTTTGGACACATTCCATGTCCTAGCAGAACTCCCAGCAGATAGCTTTGGAGCTTACATCATCTCGATGGCCACTGCGCCATCTGATGTACTTGCAGTTGAGCTTTTGCAACGTGAATGCCATGTGAAGCAGCCATTGAGAGTTGTTCCGCTCTTTGAGAAACTAGCTGATTTAGAGGCTGCACCTGCTGCTGTTTCACGTCTATTCTCTATAGATTGGTACAAAGACAGAATTAATGGGAAGCAAGAAGTCATGATTGGATACTCAGATTCTGGGAAAGATGCCGGGCGACTCTCAGCAGCCTGGCAGTTGTATAAGGCTCAAGAGGAGCTTATTAAAGTTGCTAAGCAATATGGTGTGAAGCTAACTATGTTCCATGGTCGAGGTGGGACTGTTGGAAGAGGAGGTGGTCCCACCCATCTTGCTATCTTGTCTCAACCGCCAGATACAATTCATGGGTCACTACGTGTTACTGTTCAAGGTGAAGTTATAGAGCAATCTTTTGGAGAGGAGCACTTGTGTTTTAGAACTCTCCAGCGTTTTACTGCTGCGACCCTTGAGCATGGAATGCATCCTCCAGTCTCTCCAAAACCGGAGTGGCGTGCGCTTATGGATGAGATGGCCATTGTTGCTACTAAAGAATATCGTTCCATTGTTTTTCAAGAACCCCGATTTGTTGAGTACTTCCGCCTTGTAAGTACTCTGAATATCTCACATGCATTGGATCATTCTTTTTACTCTCCCTCTAGACCAACATTTGGTGATTTTAAATTCTTGACAATCCTATTATTAATGATTTCAGGCTACACCGGAGTTGGAGTATGGCCGGATGAACATTGGGAGTCGTCCATCGAAGCGAAAGCCAAGTGGAGGTATTGAATCGCTCCGTGCAATTCCATGGATTTTTGCCTGGACACAAACTAGGTTCCATCTCCCCGTCTGGCTTGGTTTTGGGGCAGCATTCAAACATGTCATTGAGAAGGACGTCAGGAATCTACATATGTTACAGGAGATGTACAATAAGTGGCCTTTCTTTAGGGTTACTCTTGATTTGGTTGAGATGGTGTTTGCCAAGGGTGACCCCGGCATTGCCGCTTTGTATGACAAACTACTTGTTTCAGAAGACCTGTGGTCATTCGGACAGCGTTTGAGGACCAATTTTGAAGAAACTAAGAGCCTTCTCCTTCAGGTTAGATTATTGCGACATGTTTGTCCAATTTGTTTGGTCTTCTTTGCACTCTAGAAATCAtagaattgatttttttttcctctctttttaaaTTAATAGATTGCTGGGCATAAGAATCTTCTCGAAGGGGATCCCTATCTGAGGCAGAGGCTTTGCCTGCGAGATTCCTACATCACAACCCTGAATGTGTGCCAGGCCTACATGCTGAAACGGATCCGTGACCCCAACTACCATGTCACAGTGAGGCCACACATCTCCAAGGAGATCATGGAGTCGAGCAAGCCTGCTGATGAATTGGTGAAGTTGAACCCAACCAGTGAATATGCTCCTGGCTTGGAGGACACCCTCATCTTAACCATGAAGGGCATCGCTGCTGGAATGCAGAACACCGGTTGAACTTTACTTATTCCTTGTTTTGTTTCTtctctttcccttctttttcGGAAGAGTGGATCTTTTTTCCCAGAAGAATTCAGGAAGTGTTCTCCTCGAAAAGCATATAAATTACGTGCCAGAAGCCAagggatgtttatttatttatccctAAGTGAAAGTTTGGATAATCTTGTAACTGGAACCTTTAATTCTATAGCTGTTTATCAGATACCATGCATCGATACTAATAGAAACCATCATTGTTGGAGATGGAATGGATAGGCtataatcaataaaataaaatctattaTTTATGTTTCTATACAATGTTACGCCATGGGcccatgcccccccccccccccccccctctctctctctctctgaaattaTGTGATTATCAAAGCCACAAGCTTGAACAAAGAAGTTGAGAAACAGGGCCTGGGGCGTGACTGTGAGTAGGCTTACATTTGTCCTATTCAATTGGTCACCATAGTTGCATGATAGCTCACCCAACCCGATGGCTGGTAAGAGGCTGGCTCCCTCTCTTCCTTCTCTTAGTGTTGTAGATCATGCCAAGTTCAGATAATGGTCAACTTCCAGTGGTCCGTAAGCCAAATATCTTGCAACAGACCTCACATTTTTTTAACACATTGCAGATATTTTCACCTGTGCTTGAGAGTTTAGAATAACAAATTAAAATACAGTTTAATTATGTCTAAATTTAAAACCTGAATTTCAAACTATCAAAGCCAACctcacaaaaaaatgaaaaaatatttataatatacatTTAACTTAGCCATCTTTTTGGCTTCACCTAAGCAAAAAGTTCTTTTTTCGGAAGCTCATACTGAAGTTGCTACAAGGGGAAATAGCCTATCTTTTATTTGATATTGGAATTTGAGATTTACAACAAAAACATCTCAAACTTTAACCACTGAAACATTTCTTAGCAGAAAACAAAAATGGTAGGCGATCAATCTTTCACTGCAAGGATTATGGCATATCAATACTGCATACTGCTGCTCTAAACCTGCCAAAATCAGAACAGGGGAGTTGGATTCATATTAAAGGTGGTCTTTAATGGTGCTGGCACAATAATGAacaatatttatgttttatgtactgGGTAGCCAACCACAATTCACACAACATCCTGCTggcacaaaaaaaattattttaaaacaaaaaaattgaacatttttattatatatacatttgttatcaaacataaaaatataaggaAACCTTTGgtttgcaatatttttttccaaaaattctaTGCTTGCTTTTTATGTGGCACACCttgtgaaaataaaaaaaatttcatgaaacATGACcatcctattatttaattaaataaaataatatcatcactgtattataaaaaataaaaaataaaaaattgcccTAAATTGTTTTGTTAATTGATTATTAtgtgttaaaatattttatattcctAATTGTTGAAaactttttaatataaatttgatgTATTGacaaatataattaatttttaaaaccttttttTATAATCCAAATATTCTACTAAAAATaagagacttttgaaaatataattttataaaaatataagaatatttttttatGTCGCACCCTAACAttaatagaaaataaagaatattcATGGGCagtttcttattatttttagcaaTATTTCATTCTGGATTGGATTTTCAAGGAGCCccagatattttatttttgatgtTAAATTGTTATTTACTAATTTGATTTGAGCGATTGAACATTAATGCCCATAGTATAGATTCTGAAATATCATTCCACGAAATTCCGCCCCAAAGAGAAATTTTCACACACAGAAagatgtagacaagaaagaaatttAAAGAACTCGAACCTTGGTCTGGGAAGGAACCCATCGCCCGTTCTCCCATTCCTGATGAAGCCTCAGCCTGGAAATTGGGTAAGCAATCTCGTCGCCGGAGCTGTCGAAATACACCGAGTACGTCGAAAAATCTCTGCCCGTGACCCTTCCGACCCACCACCCATCGTTGTCGAAGGCATCCACCTTGTCCAGAACGTCGAAACCCATCACCGGAATCTGGGGCGGCAAAGGCCTCACGTCGGCGGCGTCAACCACTTCCCTCAGCGGTTGCCCTGCTTCCCCGTCCGAAAGCAGAGTAAGGTACTCCACCGTCAACTTCTTCTTGCCCACCCTCCTCATAACCTTGGCCACGAAGTAAGACCCCAAAAAGCCATCTTCTTTCCCACAAACCTCGACATATTTGCCCGCAGAAATCTCCATGATCGATCTCCTACCTGCCTCTCGGAACGATCAACTAATATTTTGTGAGTTCTCGATACAGATAACAAGCGAAGAACAGGGGAAATCCAGCTTTCTTATAGCTTTGGGAGTCGCGAGTGGCCTGCAAGCGTCACAAATAAAATTATCATCATATTTATTGAAGTAATATGAAATatctttaatattaaatataataatattatcataatttacaataataatatcatGTTTCATttataattatgataaattatatatattaactaATACATGATAGAGTAATGAATATATAAAGGAGTTTTAGGGCTGGTCCTATCTCAACTTAGAAACTTTATGTTAAAATTTCCATTAAATTAAGATTAGAAAGTTTATGTTAAGATTTCCATCAAATTGAGATAGAGCATAAGGAAGTAATTGTGAAATAGAAATACAGTTTAAGGATATATGCTTGAAGGCTATGGATCGAGGTATGATATTCTTTTAACGTTTTGTTGTGTAAAATTATAAGTTTTGAAAGTCCTTAAAATTACGACTTATAAATCATATTTATCTGTGTCTAAACTTGcatgtggtatcagagacaaAATTGTAGAAACTCATGATTTTTTATTATGATT
It encodes the following:
- the LOC131146517 gene encoding phosphoenolpyruvate carboxylase 2 isoform X1, which gives rise to MANRNVEKLASIDAQLRLLVPGKVSEDDKLVEYDALLLDRFLDILQDLHGEDLKETVQECYELSAEYEGKNDPQKLEELGSILTNLDAGDSIVIAKAFAHMLSLANLAEEVQIAFRRRIKLKKGDFHDENSATTESDIEETLKRLVMQLKKSPEEIFDALKNQTVDLVFTAHPTQSVRRSLLQKHGRIRNCLAQLYAKDITPDDKQELDEALQREIQAAFRTDEIRRSQPTPQDEMRAGMSYFHETIWKGVPKFLRRVDTALKNIGIDERVPYNAPLIQFSSWMGGDRDGNPRVTPEVTRDVCLLARMMAVNLYYSQIEDLMFELSMWRCTDELRVRAVELHRSSRKDAKHYIEFWKQVPPNEPYRVILADVRDKLYHTRERTRQLLAHEVSDIPEEATYTNVEQFLEPLELCYRSLCACGDRPIADGSFLDFLRQVSTFGLTLVRLDIRQESDRHTDVIDAITKHLEIGSYREWSEERRQEWLLAELRGKRPLFGPDLPKTEEIADVLDTFHVLAELPADSFGAYIISMATAPSDVLAVELLQRECHVKQPLRVVPLFEKLADLEAAPAAVSRLFSIDWYKDRINGKQEVMIGYSDSGKDAGRLSAAWQLYKAQEELIKVAKQYGVKLTMFHGRGGTVGRGGGPTHLAILSQPPDTIHGSLRVTVQGEVIEQSFGEEHLCFRTLQRFTAATLEHGMHPPVSPKPEWRALMDEMAIVATKEYRSIVFQEPRFVEYFRLATPELEYGRMNIGSRPSKRKPSGGIESLRAIPWIFAWTQTRFHLPVWLGFGAAFKHVIEKDVRNLHMLQEMYNKWPFFRVTLDLVEMVFAKGDPGIAALYDKLLVSEDLWSFGQRLRTNFEETKSLLLQIAGHKNLLEGDPYLRQRLCLRDSYITTLNVCQAYMLKRIRDPNYHVTVRPHISKEIMESSKPADELVKLNPTSEYAPGLEDTLILTMKGIAAGMQNTG
- the LOC131146536 gene encoding protein AGENET DOMAIN (AGD)-CONTAINING P1; this translates as MEISAGKYVEVCGKEDGFLGSYFVAKVMRRVGKKKLTVEYLTLLSDGEAGQPLREVVDAADVRPLPPQIPVMGFDVLDKVDAFDNDGWWVGRVTGRDFSTYSVYFDSSGDEIAYPISRLRLHQEWENGRWVPSQTKV